From the genome of Pseudomonas yamanorum, one region includes:
- a CDS encoding substrate-binding domain-containing protein has product MLKKTLGTLALTMALSGLASAEEVKIGFLVKQAEEPWFQTEWAFAEKAGKDHGFTVIKIAVPDGEKTLSAIDTLAANGAKGFVICPPDVSLGPAIMAKAKLNNLKVLAVDDRFVDAKGKPMEDVPYVGLDAYKIGQKQGEAMATEAKHRNWDWKDTYAVINTFDELETGKKRTDGSVEGLKAAGLPVDHILFTAQKTLDVPGAMDSTNSALVKLPSGAKNLLIGGMNDSTVLGGVRATESAGFKAPNVIGVGINGTDAIEELKKSDTGFYGSMLLSPDASGYKTATAMFEWVTKGTEPAKFTALDNVTLITRANFKEELSKIGLWK; this is encoded by the coding sequence ATGCTCAAGAAGACACTAGGCACCCTTGCACTCACAATGGCACTCAGCGGCCTGGCCTCTGCCGAAGAAGTAAAGATCGGCTTTCTGGTCAAGCAGGCGGAAGAGCCTTGGTTCCAGACCGAATGGGCCTTCGCTGAAAAAGCCGGCAAGGACCATGGTTTCACCGTGATCAAGATCGCCGTGCCCGATGGCGAGAAAACCCTATCCGCCATCGATACCCTCGCTGCCAACGGCGCCAAGGGCTTCGTCATCTGCCCGCCGGACGTGTCCCTCGGCCCGGCGATCATGGCCAAGGCCAAGCTGAATAACCTGAAAGTGCTGGCGGTGGACGACCGCTTCGTCGACGCCAAGGGCAAGCCCATGGAAGACGTGCCTTACGTTGGCCTGGACGCCTACAAGATCGGCCAGAAACAAGGCGAAGCCATGGCCACCGAAGCCAAGCATCGCAACTGGGACTGGAAGGACACCTACGCCGTCATCAATACGTTTGACGAGCTGGAAACCGGCAAGAAACGCACCGACGGTTCGGTAGAAGGCCTCAAGGCCGCCGGCCTGCCGGTTGACCACATTCTGTTCACCGCGCAGAAAACCCTCGATGTGCCGGGCGCCATGGACTCCACCAACTCGGCCCTGGTGAAACTGCCCAGCGGCGCGAAAAACCTGCTGATTGGCGGCATGAACGACAGCACCGTACTGGGCGGCGTACGCGCCACCGAAAGCGCCGGGTTCAAGGCGCCGAATGTGATCGGCGTGGGCATCAACGGCACCGACGCCATCGAAGAACTGAAAAAATCCGACACCGGTTTCTACGGCTCGATGCTGCTCAGCCCCGATGCGTCCGGCTATAAAACCGCTACCGCGATGTTCGAGTGGGTGACCAAAGGCACCGAGCCGGCCAAGTTCACCGCCCTGGATAACGTGACCCTGATCACCCGCGCCAACTTCAAGGAAGAGTTGAGCAAGATCGGTCTGTGGAAATGA
- the araG gene encoding L-arabinose ABC transporter ATP-binding protein AraG, with the protein MNSAAAESLRFNGIGKEFPGVKALAQISFEARPHSVHALMGENGAGKSTLLKILGGFYPPNSGSLQLGERSVSFKSAADSIASGIAVIHQELQLVPEMTVAENLLLGHMPSRFGVVNRGAMVRKARELLKGLADEIDPNMRLGSLSLGQRQLVEIAKAMSRNAHVIAFDEPTSSLSAREIERLMVIIARLRDEGRVILYVSHRMEEVFRICDAVTVFKDGRFVRTFEDMAQLNVDQLVNCMVGRDIQDIYDYRPREHSGEALRVEGLLGPGLQEPVSLQVSKGEILGLFGLVGAGRTELLRLLAGLSRSTQGALLLHGQAQTFKTPRDAIAAGVLLCPEDRKKEGIVPRASVAENINISARRDHARFGWLIQGGWERTNAQRQISALNVRTPSADQPILFLSGGNQQKAILGRWLSMPMKVLLLDEPTRGIDIGAKSEIYQIIHNLAASGIAVIVVSSDLMEVMGISDRILVMSEGALTGELTRDQADEARLLQLALPRTRD; encoded by the coding sequence ATGAACAGCGCCGCTGCAGAGAGCCTGCGCTTCAACGGCATCGGCAAGGAGTTTCCCGGGGTGAAGGCCCTGGCGCAGATCAGCTTTGAAGCGCGGCCCCATTCGGTGCATGCGCTGATGGGCGAGAACGGCGCGGGCAAGTCGACCTTGCTGAAAATCCTCGGCGGTTTTTATCCGCCCAACAGCGGCAGTTTGCAGTTGGGCGAACGCAGCGTGAGTTTCAAGTCGGCGGCCGACAGCATCGCCAGCGGCATCGCGGTGATTCACCAGGAGCTGCAACTGGTGCCGGAAATGACCGTCGCCGAGAACCTGCTGCTGGGGCATATGCCGTCGCGCTTTGGCGTGGTCAATCGCGGGGCGATGGTGCGCAAGGCGCGGGAATTGCTCAAGGGCCTGGCGGATGAAATCGATCCGAACATGCGCCTGGGCAGCCTGTCCCTCGGCCAGCGGCAACTGGTGGAAATCGCCAAGGCGATGTCGCGCAATGCCCATGTGATTGCGTTCGATGAGCCCACCAGCAGCCTCTCGGCCCGCGAGATCGAGCGGCTGATGGTGATCATCGCCCGGCTGCGGGATGAAGGCCGGGTGATCCTCTACGTGTCGCACCGCATGGAAGAAGTGTTCCGGATTTGCGATGCGGTGACGGTGTTCAAGGACGGGCGCTTCGTGCGCACCTTCGAGGACATGGCGCAGTTGAACGTCGACCAGTTGGTCAACTGCATGGTCGGGCGGGATATCCAGGACATCTACGACTACAGGCCGCGTGAGCACTCCGGTGAAGCGCTGCGAGTCGAAGGGTTGCTCGGGCCTGGGTTACAGGAGCCGGTGAGTCTGCAGGTAAGCAAGGGCGAGATTCTTGGGCTGTTTGGCCTGGTCGGGGCAGGGCGCACAGAGTTGTTGCGCCTGCTCGCCGGGCTGTCCCGCAGTACCCAGGGTGCACTGTTGTTGCATGGCCAGGCGCAGACGTTCAAGACGCCGCGGGATGCGATTGCGGCGGGCGTGTTGCTCTGCCCCGAGGACCGCAAGAAGGAAGGCATCGTGCCCCGCGCCAGTGTTGCGGAGAACATCAACATCAGTGCGCGCCGCGACCATGCGCGCTTCGGCTGGCTGATCCAGGGCGGTTGGGAACGCACCAACGCCCAGCGGCAGATCAGCGCGTTGAACGTGCGCACGCCGTCTGCCGACCAACCGATTTTGTTCCTGTCGGGGGGCAATCAGCAGAAGGCGATTCTCGGTCGCTGGCTGTCGATGCCGATGAAAGTGTTGTTGCTGGACGAGCCGACGCGCGGCATTGATATCGGTGCCAAGTCGGAGATCTACCAGATCATCCACAACCTGGCGGCCAGTGGCATTGCGGTGATCGTGGTGTCCAGCGACCTGATGGAAGTGATGGGCATCTCCGACCGCATCCTGGTGATGAGCGAAGGCGCCCTGACCGGCGAATTGACCCGCGATCAAGCGGACGAAGCACGGCTGCTGCAACTGGCTCTTCCGCGTACGCGGGACTGA